In Anaerohalosphaeraceae bacterium, the genomic window AGTAAGGATTATTTCGAGATGCATACTGAAGACGTGCTGCGCAATCCTTAATCTCATCGCATGATACACAAGAACATTTCTTTCCAGCCCCATTTCCGGCTAACATCCTTCTCTGGGAGGATTTATCGAGGAAGACGTCATATGCTGTTTCATTTGTGCGGTTAGCGTCAGGGGATGTCCACCTTAGATCACAGTGTTTGCTCCCTATAGCGTTAGCACCCTTCTCAATACTATCATCTGCAATAATATCTCCACAATAGACATAAAGATCACATTCATTGGCAGGAGCTACACGTAAAGCAGGTTTAGGTTTAGCAGGAGGAAAAGGAGCCGGAAGCGGATACGGGACGGGCAGGGGTGGGTATGGGCTGATAGGGCTGGGCGGCGGGAGCAATCCAAGGGGATCCAGATATCTGCAAGAATTGTTTTTTGCATATTCATACCTGTTCATTCCGTCGGCGTACTGACTTGTCGGGGCGAAGGGGTTAATCCTTCCGCCGGCCGGGTCAAGACTCAGCGGGTCCGGCTGGAGGAATCGGCCGCTGTCCGGGTCATAATACCTGGCGCGGTAGTACATAATTTCCAAAAATCCTGTTTGGGAAGTTCCCACCCGGTCCAGTTCCCGCCCCGTAAAGGCGTAATAATTGCCCAAAATCTGCCAGGCCGGCCACGGCACCGCCCCCCACGCCGCCGAATAGGGCCTCATTCGACCGTAAGCATCGTATTCATAGCGTCTTACCACCGTTCCAGCCGCATCAAACAGCACCGCCGGACTGTACAGGTGGTCATGGCCGTAGAGATACTCCGTCCCCGTCGGCTGCCGCATCATCAAAACCTCATCGATGTAATTGCCGAATACAAACGTCCGCGAATCGCTTTCTACCCCGCTGCTGCTGACCGAGGTCCGCAGCAGCACCCGCTGGTCATCGTAATAATACCGCTCGGCCGTGTTGTTCGGATTGAGCTTCTCAATCCGCCGCCCGAGTGCATCATTTCTTTAACCGGCAAAAAGCGAAATAGCAGACAAATACCGTCCTTTATTGCCTCGCTTTTATAGCCGTCTCATCCGGCCCATTCTTCCCGCCGGAAAGCCGCTTCATTCATTCCACACCCCGCAGGACACACAGCCGGTGTGTCGGCAGGGCAGCCCAACCGCCGAAGACAGCACGATACCCTCCTTTCCTTTTGGATGGGGGAGAAACGCGGGTGCTGCAAAGGAAGGAAAGAAAAACTCTGCTGCCCGACAGCAGAAACCGCCTGCAACGGTTTTGGCCGCAAGTTGTGTTTGGTTCATTATTTGCCCTTATCTCTGCGAAATCTCATTTTACTATAACCAAAACCACGACAAAATCAAGAAAATTACGGCTTATCCTTGTAGAAAGAGTGCGGATGGGGTATGCTTGTTTACTGAAGGAACAAAAAAATCAGCAGGGATGTCCAGATGCCGGCGGTCATTGCCAAGCCCGATACCGTTGAAAAACTGCGGATTTTGTCCAGTGATGCTCAATATGACCTGGCCTGTGCCTGCGGGACGACGCGCCCCGAAGAGCACCGCAAACGCGGCCTCGACGGACGCTGGATTTATCCGGTGACCCTGCCCAACGGAGGCACCAGCGTCTTATTTAAGACCCTCCTGTCCAATGTTTGTTCAAACGACTGCAAATATTGCCCGCTTCGGAACGACCGGGACCTTCGCCGCTGCACCCTGACTGTTGACGAAACCTGTCGGGTGTTTCTCGAGTATTATCACCAAAAGAAGGTCTTCGGTCTCTTTTTGAGCAGCGGGGTGATCGGCACGCCGGACCGGACGATGGACCTTTTGAACGGGATTGCCGAGACGCTTCGAAAAAAATATCAGTTCCGAGGCTACATCCATTTGAAAATCATCCCAGGTGCCAGTCCTGCCGCCATTGAAAAAGCCCTTTCTTTGGCGACCGCTGTGTCGTTGAATATTGAAACCCCCGGAGCGGAGTATCTTTCCAAACTCTCTTCCCGAAAAGATTTTGTGAAGGACATCGTCGAACCGCTCAAGCTCATCAGCCGACTGACGGCCAAGGGGGCCCGCTATGCCGGGGTCAAGCAGACGACCCAATTTATTGTAGGGGCGGCCGATGAGCCGGATGAAAAGATTGTCCGGTATATGTTCGGTCTGTATAAGCGGCTTCGGCTTCAGCGGGTTTATTTCAGTGCCTATCAGCAGGGGCTGGGGGCTTCGGATTTGCCTGCGGAGCGAACCCTGACAAATCCGGCGGATGTTCTCACTCGGGAGCATCGGCTTTATCAGGCGGATTTTCTGATTCGAAAATACGGATTTGAAGAGTCGGATTTCCACTTTGGGCCGGACGGCCGTCTGCCGCTCGATAAAGACCCAAAAGAATTGTGGGCCACCCGTCATCCGGAATTCTTTCCGGTCAATATCAATCGAGCCTGCCGAGAAGAGCTGCTACGGGTACCCGGATTGGGGCCTATTACGGTAAACCGGATAGTGGAACTCCGTAAATCGGGGAGGATTCAGCGGCTTGAAGACATTGGAAAGCCGACAAAGCTGCTCCAGAAGGCATCCGGCTATATTTGTTTCTAAGTTATTTCATTTCAAATGCTTATAAAACAATCACTGCCGACTTGTCTTTGTTTTTTGGTTTTGCAAAGGAAAAGTTTTTCAAAAATGAACAAAATCCCTTGCAAAAACAAAGGATAAAAATAGAATGTCATTTTTATGAATTTGGGCTGAAGTGAGAACACTTAATTTGAAAGGAAGGTTCGACTTTCTATGATTAAAGTGAAGGCCAGAGCAGGCGAGAGCGTTCAACAGATGGTCAAGCGGTTCAAAAAGATGTGCGAGAAAGAGGGACTGATTCGCGACATCAAGCGAAACAGTTATTATGAGAAGCCCTCGGAACGCAACCGCCGCAAACGCCGCAAATCACAGCGGATGGCTCGTCTGTTCAGCTCAATGAATCTTTAATCGTTTTGACATAATCCGAATTGCCGGCCGGACAAGCGTTCATGAGACTCTTGTCCGGCTTTTTTGCGCCGTGAAACACCGAAAAAACGATATGTTTTGCTGAAATGTCTGTTTTTACGCTGAAAAGTTCGTTTGAGCCCCGAGGGGATCAGCCGCAGGCCATCCAGAAGCTTACCGAAGGAATTCACAACGGTCGGCGGTATCAAACCCTTTTGGGGGTTACCGGCAGCGGCAAGACCTTTACGATGGCCAATGTGATTGAGCGGGTGGGACTGCCGACGCTGGTTATTTCTCACAACAAAACGCTGGCCGCTCAGCTGTATGAGGAATTTCGTGAGCTGTTTCCCGACAACGCTGTAGAATACTTCGTCAGTTATTATGACTATTACCAGCCCGAGGCCTACATTCCGCAGCGTGATATTTACATAGAAAAAGACGCCTCTCGCAATGATGAGTTAGACCGGCTGCGGCTGTCGGCTACCACCAGTCTGATGAGCCGCCGGGATGTTATTATCGTAGCCAGTGTGTCCTGCATTTTCGGGCTGGGCAGTCCGGAGGATTATCAGGCAAGCGTCATCGGCGTGCGGGTGGGGGACACGCTGGACCGCAATGAACTGCTCGGCCGGCTGGCGGATTTGCAGTACAACCGAAACGATTTGGATTTCGCCCGCGGAACGTTTCGGGTGCGCGGCGATGTCGTCGAACTGTGGCCGTCCTATGAATCATACGGCGTCCGCTTTGAGTTTTTCGGAGACGAAGTGGAGGCCATTCGCTACATCCATCCGGTCAGTGCGCAGGTGCTGGCGGATGAGCAGCAGGTCTTTATCTATCCGGCCAAGCATTATGTTCTGCCGGCGGAACGGATTGAAACGGCCTGCCGAAGCATCGAGGAGGAGCTTCAGCAGCGGCTCCTTGAACTTCGCCACGAAGGCAAACTGCTCGAAGCCCAGCGATTGGAGGCCCGGACCCGTTATGATTTGGAGATGATTCGCGAGGTCGGCTACTGCAGCGGCATCGAGAACTATGCTCGGCATATGGCCGGTCTGAAACCCGGAGCCCGACCCTATACACTGCTGGATTATTTCCCGGAAGATTTTCTGCTGTTCATCGATGAATCGCACGTGACCATTCCGCAGCTGCGGGCGATGTATCACGGCGACAGGCACCGCAAGGAAGTGCTGGTGGAGCACGGTTTTCGCCTGCCCAGTGCGCTGGATAACCGTCCGCTGCGGTTTGAGGAGTTTCAGGAACGCTGGAAGTATGTGATTTTTGTCTCTGCCACACCGGCACCGTATGAGCTGCAGCTTTGCGGCGGTCAGGTTGTGGAACAGATTATTCGTCCGACCGGTCTGGTCGACCCGGAGATTTTCGTCCATCCGGCCTCCGACCAGATTCCGCATTTAATCGGCGAAATAGAAAAGCGCATCAAAGCAGGCCAGCGTGTGCTTGTGACCACGCTTACCAAACGGCTGGCGGAGGATTTGTCTGCGTATCTGGCCTCCAAAGGGATTCGCTGCCGATACCTGCACAGTGAAATCCAGACCCTCGAACGGGTGGAGATTCTGCGGGATCTGCGGACGGGCGAATTCGACGTTCTGGTCGGCATCAATCTGCTTCGGGAGGGGCTGGACTTGCCGGAAGTGTCGATGGTGGCGATTCTCGATGCTGATAAAGAGGGGTTCCTGCGGAGCGAAACCTCTCTGATTCAGACCATAGGGCGTACCGCCCGCAATGTCGATGCAACGGTCTGGCTGTATGCTGATACGATTACCCCTTCGATGCAGAAGGCGATTGACGAAACCCGCAGACGGCGTACAATGCAGCTGGAATACAATGCCCGTCACGGCATTACTCCGCAGACCATCCGCAAGGAGATTCAGCGAGGACTGGCTGAACAGCTTCGAGCCCGACAGGCGGCCCGCGAAGCGGTCGGTTTGGAGGACCGAGAGTACGACCGGGTGGAATTGATTGCCCAGCTGGAAAAGGAGATGCTCGAGGCGGCCGAGCAGCTGGAGTTTGAGCGGGCCGCCCGGCTGAGAGACCAGATTCGCCAGCTGAAGGAAATGCCTATTTTTGAGGCGGGAAAGAACCGTGCAGGCGGACGTCGCGGCAGCCCCGCAGGCCGGAAAAAACAAAATTGAAAAAAGACTGCCCGCAGAGAGGACCTGAGGCCTATGCCCAGAAAAAAAGCAGAACAGCCGGCGCGACGAATCCGAAAACCGGACATGAGAAATGTACGGCCCCTGCTCGAGCTGGCGGTCAAAGAGGATTACGGCAAGGGCGATCCGACCAGCATGCTCACCGTCAGCGAAAAAAAGATGGGGCGGGAAAGTCTGGTGACCCGCGAAGAGATTATCGTTTGCGGGATGGATATTGTTCAGGAAGTCCTCCGAATGTATGATCCGCGGCTGACTCTGAAGGTGCTGATACCGGATGGGCATCGGGCCAACGTCGCCGACCGGCTGGGTATTATTGAAGGGCCTCTGCGGGCCATGCACAGTGCCGAGCGTGTTGTCCTGAATTTTCTTCAGCGTCTCTGCGGCATCAGCACGATGACCTGGAAATTCGTATCGGCCATTCGCGGAACTCGCGCCAGGATTTACGATACACGCAAGACCATTCCCGGCTGGCGGGAACTGGAAAAATACGCCGTTCGCTGCGGCGGCGGATACAATCACCGGATGAATCTGGGCGAGATGGTGATGTTCAAGGATAACCATCTGGCTGATTTGGGCGAGCGGTTCGAAGTCAAACTTCGCGAACTGGTCCGCAAGGCCCGCCAGATTCCCACCGTCAAATCCGTCATTGTGGAAGTAGACCATGTCGATGACCAGCTGGACCGCGTGCTGCCGATACCGGGGATTGATATTATTCTGCTGGATAATATGGGCCAGTGGCAGCTCAAACATGCCGTCGAAATGCGAAATAAAATGTGCGGTCGAAGACCGCTGCTGGAGGCCAGCGGCGGCATTACGCTCCACAATGTGCGCAGCATAGCCAGCTGCGGAGTTGACCGAATTGCCGTCGGAGCCATTACGCATTCTGCGGTGGCGGTCGATATCGGCCTGGACCGATGAGTATGCACCAATATGAACTACTGAATGCAGACCGAATCCGGCAGGGGCTCCAGACCGCTCATATCGGACGCCGTCTGCTTGTCTTCGAGGAGGTTTCCAGCACCAATGATATCGTCTGGGATTCTGTCGGAAGCCCCGATGCGGATGGATTGTGTGTTTTTGCTGAACGGCAGACGGCCGGTCGGGGCCGGCGGGGACGCATCTGGCACAGCACGGCAGGGCAGTCCCTCCTGTTTTCCATTTTGCTCAAAGGGGGGCATTTGAGTGCGGATTTGCTGGTTCTGGCCTCTGCCGCCGCCGTTGCTGAAACCCTGTCGGCTCTGTCCGTTCCCTCGGTCCAGATTAAATGGCCCAATGATATTTTGATTGCCGGCAAAAAAGTCTGCGGGATTTTGTGCGAATCCAAAACCGTTCACTCCCGGCTATGGTTTGCAGTCGGCATCGGCATCAATGTCTGTCAGGAGCGTCTTTTCTTTGAGCAGAACGATTTGGGAGATTCCGCCACCAGTCTGGCCCTCGAAACAGCCCGGCCTTTCGAACGGAACGGGTTGGCGGCTTCACTTCTGAATGCCCTGGACCACTGGTTCAGCATCAGCCGCTATGCCCCGCAGCAGGTTATCGAAGTCTGGAAACGCTACAATCGGCAAATCGGCAGTCCGATTCGAATCCTCGAAAATCAGCAGGAATTCTGCGGGACTTGTCTGGACATCGACCCGGCTCAGGGGCTTCTCGTTCAGCTCAATCACGGTCCTGTCCGCTTTTTCCACGCCGCCAACTGTACCGTCATTCCTTGAAAGGGAAAATGGAATTTAAAGTGAATAGAAGACAAAAAAGAGGTGGTTCTGGGGGTATGGTACAATGATAAAAGCTTCAGTTTTTTTCTTGAACTATTATCGCAAATATGCGATATTATAGAGGAAGGAATCCGGAAAGGGAATAGGATGCCCCGAACTGAAATAATTCTTTTCAAGGATGATGATGGCTCTGTTCCGTTGATTGAGTGGCTTGAAGAGCAAAGTGAAAAAGTCCGGATTAAATGCCTGGCAAGAATCGAGGAACTTCAGGAACGAGGATATGAGTTGCGCAGACCGACGGCAGATTTTTTGGAGCGGGGCATCTATGAATTGCGGGTGAAGGTCGGAACCGTTCACTATCGCATTTTTTATGCTTTCTGCGGTCGAAATGTCGTGCTTTTATCCCACGGCTGTACAAAAGAGAAGTTTGTTCCTCAAAAAGAAATTGACCGGGCTATAGAAAACCTGAACAAATATCGGCGTAATCCGATTGCTCATTCGGCAAATAACAGGGATATTAAGATATGAAGAGAGAGAAATCTAAAAATGGTCTTGCCCTTTTGCATGAAAAGTTTATCAAGGGCGATAAAAGACGTCTCGCGGAGCTTGAAGCCGAACGAGAAAAGATAAAAATTGCTGAACAAGTCTATGCACTGCGTCAACAAATGGGCTTGACCCAAAAGCAGCTGGCCGATTTGATTGGGACAACTCAGTCTGTCATCAGCCGGCTCGAAAGTGCGGATTACGAAAATGAACGGCTCAAAACACTCCAAAAGCTTGCCGCCGCTCTGCAGTGCAAATTGGAGGTCAGATTCGTCCCCCAATCACAAAAAGTTTGCACATGATTCATCTGTACGCTTTTTTATTTCATTAAGTTGTGGCTGTTATATAAAAAATCGTAAATTTTACAGTCTACAAAATCGTTTTTCGGAAAGAAGTCACCCCCAAAAAGGCTGAAGACAGCTCCCCGATATTTGTAGGTGTATTTTGATCGCAGGTCAGCTATTCTTTGTTTTGGAAGCCCGAAGAATGTACCATATGCACTTATCTCTATATCTATTTCTTTTATAGGCATAATTCGTTCTATATTTGTTGGATCAAATCCGAATCCCAGAAAGAGTAACGTATTATTTTGTTGATAGATTATTTCCTGGGCTTTTTTAATATTTTCAGATATCTTATCATTGGGGGTATCCCATAACAGCTGAATTCCATCGGCTGCGTTTCTTAAGTTGATGCCCCAGCGGTTTTTCTCTTCACGAAATGAGTCGTATGGTACAGCTTTTTCTTTTCCGGCCTCATCATCTGTGGATACTAATTCAGGGAGCTCCCCCAGTTGGCCGTAAACATGCACAATCCTGAGGTTGCTGAATATTCTTGCCGCTTCCTGCGCTGGAACTTTGTATTTGGCTGCAAGTGCGCACAAAAAGTAATATTCAAAGGAGCGGTCGTAGTTAAAGGTAATCACGGTGATATTGTTTTTGGAGAAATCGTCAATTTTTTGCAGTCTCGGCACATCTGATTAAACAAGAACTGGTACCAGTGCCCATCCTCCGGTTTAATTCTCCATGTCCTGTTATCTCTGTGTTTTTGGCTTTTGATACCATGGTAGAACAGCCATTCTTCAAATAAACAGTTTTTAGACTCCTTTTCCAGTAATATCCATGCAATAGCCAGTCGCCCTATAGTTTGAAACTCTTTTGGACTTATCTCTAAAAAATAATCAATTGTTTCATCAGGAGAGATGCTCAAGCTGCTTCGAAAGTCCTGAACAATTTTTTCAAGCTCAGATTGAGAAGAACGGCCGAGGTAACGGCCGGCTGCTTCATAAAAAAAGGGGTGCTGTCGCAGGAAAGACGGTTGAAGCCGCCTCCAAATCAGAGCCTTTAAGGTAGCCCCGGATGGAAAGCCGTATGCCATGCTGGCACCGGCTCCCAGGATGAAAGTGATTTTATTTTGAATCACAAAGTTTCCTCCTGTTTCATTCCTTTCGAAACGGCTTTGTAATCCAATCCCCCAGGGATTTGCCCGCCCCGACGGCCAAATCCACCGGTGTGCGAATCCACTCGGCAATCTGCCGGCCGGCTTCATCCAAAGCACCGGCGACTGTGTCTTTTGCGGCGGCGAATGCACGGTCCGATTTGTGCACAAGCAGCCCCCAGACATCTTTGAAAAATACATCGCGGACATCGGCGTAGAAATCAGTCAGGCGTGAGAGCATCGATTCCCGGGCCTTTTGCGGATTCCAGCCCGTAAACGCGCGGCACCGCTGCATCGCCGCATGGCCGGTTACCGTGGTCAGAAACCCTGCCCCGATGCCCTGAGCAATGTCGTCCAGAAATCGCCCGATGCCCGGGATTTTGCTGCCGAGCGATTCAATCAGATTGCGTCCCAGATGAATATAATTGACGGTCGCCACGATGGTGAAGATATCGTAAAAGATGGCTGCCTGCTCCCGCAGGGCCGGCCGGCTGTTGTACATCTTCACCACATCCAGCACCATCCGAATATTGCGATAAATCACCACCGCCAAATCAATCGATTTATACGGGCTGAGGGTCACAAACACCATCACATCCCGCATGCTGTCGCGAACGTGTTTGTTGGCCTTTTCATCAATTTCCTTGAGCAGGGGTCGAATGACGGATTCCTCAGTCTGCCCAATCAAGCACAGCAGTTCATCTCGGCTGCGGCTGTTGGATAGGACTTCCCGCAGCGAATCGGAGACTCTCTTCGCTTCTCGGCGCTGGTCTTCGGACAAGTTGGGAT contains:
- a CDS encoding helix-hairpin-helix domain-containing protein yields the protein MPAVIAKPDTVEKLRILSSDAQYDLACACGTTRPEEHRKRGLDGRWIYPVTLPNGGTSVLFKTLLSNVCSNDCKYCPLRNDRDLRRCTLTVDETCRVFLEYYHQKKVFGLFLSSGVIGTPDRTMDLLNGIAETLRKKYQFRGYIHLKIIPGASPAAIEKALSLATAVSLNIETPGAEYLSKLSSRKDFVKDIVEPLKLISRLTAKGARYAGVKQTTQFIVGAADEPDEKIVRYMFGLYKRLRLQRVYFSAYQQGLGASDLPAERTLTNPADVLTREHRLYQADFLIRKYGFEESDFHFGPDGRLPLDKDPKELWATRHPEFFPVNINRACREELLRVPGLGPITVNRIVELRKSGRIQRLEDIGKPTKLLQKASGYICF
- the rpsU gene encoding 30S ribosomal protein S21 codes for the protein MIKVKARAGESVQQMVKRFKKMCEKEGLIRDIKRNSYYEKPSERNRRKRRKSQRMARLFSSMNL
- the uvrB gene encoding excinuclease ABC subunit UvrB, giving the protein MSVFTLKSSFEPRGDQPQAIQKLTEGIHNGRRYQTLLGVTGSGKTFTMANVIERVGLPTLVISHNKTLAAQLYEEFRELFPDNAVEYFVSYYDYYQPEAYIPQRDIYIEKDASRNDELDRLRLSATTSLMSRRDVIIVASVSCIFGLGSPEDYQASVIGVRVGDTLDRNELLGRLADLQYNRNDLDFARGTFRVRGDVVELWPSYESYGVRFEFFGDEVEAIRYIHPVSAQVLADEQQVFIYPAKHYVLPAERIETACRSIEEELQQRLLELRHEGKLLEAQRLEARTRYDLEMIREVGYCSGIENYARHMAGLKPGARPYTLLDYFPEDFLLFIDESHVTIPQLRAMYHGDRHRKEVLVEHGFRLPSALDNRPLRFEEFQERWKYVIFVSATPAPYELQLCGGQVVEQIIRPTGLVDPEIFVHPASDQIPHLIGEIEKRIKAGQRVLVTTLTKRLAEDLSAYLASKGIRCRYLHSEIQTLERVEILRDLRTGEFDVLVGINLLREGLDLPEVSMVAILDADKEGFLRSETSLIQTIGRTARNVDATVWLYADTITPSMQKAIDETRRRRTMQLEYNARHGITPQTIRKEIQRGLAEQLRARQAAREAVGLEDREYDRVELIAQLEKEMLEAAEQLEFERAARLRDQIRQLKEMPIFEAGKNRAGGRRGSPAGRKKQN
- the nadC gene encoding carboxylating nicotinate-nucleotide diphosphorylase, whose translation is MRNVRPLLELAVKEDYGKGDPTSMLTVSEKKMGRESLVTREEIIVCGMDIVQEVLRMYDPRLTLKVLIPDGHRANVADRLGIIEGPLRAMHSAERVVLNFLQRLCGISTMTWKFVSAIRGTRARIYDTRKTIPGWRELEKYAVRCGGGYNHRMNLGEMVMFKDNHLADLGERFEVKLRELVRKARQIPTVKSVIVEVDHVDDQLDRVLPIPGIDIILLDNMGQWQLKHAVEMRNKMCGRRPLLEASGGITLHNVRSIASCGVDRIAVGAITHSAVAVDIGLDR
- a CDS encoding biotin--[acetyl-CoA-carboxylase] ligase, encoding MSMHQYELLNADRIRQGLQTAHIGRRLLVFEEVSSTNDIVWDSVGSPDADGLCVFAERQTAGRGRRGRIWHSTAGQSLLFSILLKGGHLSADLLVLASAAAVAETLSALSVPSVQIKWPNDILIAGKKVCGILCESKTVHSRLWFAVGIGINVCQERLFFEQNDLGDSATSLALETARPFERNGLAASLLNALDHWFSISRYAPQQVIEVWKRYNRQIGSPIRILENQQEFCGTCLDIDPAQGLLVQLNHGPVRFFHAANCTVIP
- a CDS encoding type II toxin-antitoxin system RelE/ParE family toxin; the encoded protein is MVLGVWYNDKSFSFFLELLSQICDIIEEGIRKGNRMPRTEIILFKDDDGSVPLIEWLEEQSEKVRIKCLARIEELQERGYELRRPTADFLERGIYELRVKVGTVHYRIFYAFCGRNVVLLSHGCTKEKFVPQKEIDRAIENLNKYRRNPIAHSANNRDIKI
- a CDS encoding helix-turn-helix transcriptional regulator, yielding MKREKSKNGLALLHEKFIKGDKRRLAELEAEREKIKIAEQVYALRQQMGLTQKQLADLIGTTQSVISRLESADYENERLKTLQKLAAALQCKLEVRFVPQSQKVCT
- a CDS encoding YcjF family protein, whose protein sequence is MLKTAWKLIRLFIILFGVLLSFIALMEFLQAYQALRMMHPIAGYLFLLAVAAGLIWAGMYYWKTVASRPRVLTPPTIEDFSSADIRCLRKYIRYLSRYLERLSGNPNLSEDQRREAKRVSDSLREVLSNSRSRDELLCLIGQTEESVIRPLLKEIDEKANKHVRDSMRDVMVFVTLSPYKSIDLAVVIYRNIRMVLDVVKMYNSRPALREQAAIFYDIFTIVATVNYIHLGRNLIESLGSKIPGIGRFLDDIAQGIGAGFLTTVTGHAAMQRCRAFTGWNPQKARESMLSRLTDFYADVRDVFFKDVWGLLVHKSDRAFAAAKDTVAGALDEAGRQIAEWIRTPVDLAVGAGKSLGDWITKPFRKE